A single genomic interval of Vanessa atalanta chromosome 12, ilVanAtal1.2, whole genome shotgun sequence harbors:
- the LOC125067810 gene encoding 46 kDa FK506-binding nuclear protein produces MFWGLIMEPNKRYSQVVEKPFHISQAAMDISTGDNDPCQVMIVVDGKNFLVCTLQKNKTIQVPLDLYFKAGDSISFLTNGKCNVHLTGYLDPEFEEEPSDEEEEEEEEEEAPALVPAKNKRKLENSNEGAANKKAKQDKKADKKAAAAAESSDEDEDGEDQLQKFLDGEDIDTDDNDESFKVNTSTEATDSDEESDEEDEDDEDDDDNEDESSEKADTTLDTSKDDSTVDMSKLTKSQKRRLKKKLQKQKEPQVNGVEKTKKEKPAEQPQKAEKKKPEAKKDAQEGDKKEKKSLSGGVFIEDLKVGNGAVAKPGKVVMVYYEGRLKQNNKMFDNCQKGPGFKFKLGAKEVISGWDVGVAGMKVGGKRKIVCPPAMAYGAKGSPPVIPPNSSLVFEVELKNVK; encoded by the exons atGTTTTGGG gATTAATAATGGAACCGAATAAGCGGTACTCCCAAGTGGTGGAGAAGCCGTTTCACATATCGCAAGCTGCTATGGATATTTCCACCGGCGACAATGATCCCTGCCAGGTGATGATTGTGGTGGATGGTAAAAACTTCCTCGTGTGCACATTACAGAAGAACAAGACCATTCAAGTACCACTCGACCTGTATTTTAAGGCTGGAGATTCTATTTCATTCTTGACAAatg GTAAATGCAATGTTCACTTGACGGGCTACCTGGATCCTGAATTTGAGGAGGAACCTTCAGACGAGGAAgaggaagaagaagaagaagaggaGGCACCAGCTCTGGTTCCCGCCAAGAATAAGAGGAAACTGGAGAATAGCAATGAAGGAGCTGCTAACAAGAAAGCTAAG CAAGACAAAAAAGCAGACAAAAAAGCTGCTGCTGCTGCCGAGAGCTCCGACGAGGACGAAGATGGTGAAGATCAACTACAAAAGTTCCTCGATGGGGAGGACATTGATACCGATGACAACGATGAGTCCTTCAAAGTGAATACATCCACCGAAGCAACTGACAG CGATGAAGAGTCTGATGAGGAAGACGAagatgatgaagatgatgatgacaATGAAGATGAATCCTCCGAGAAAGCAGACACAACTCTTGATACCAGCAAGGATGATAGCACTGTTGACATGTCCAAGCTTACCAAGTCGCAGAAACGTCGTCTGAAGAAGAAACTGCAGAAGCAGAAAGAACCTCAAGTAAATGGAGTTGAGAAAACCAAG AAAGAGAAGCCTGCTGAGCAGCCACAAAAGGCAGAGAAGAAGAAACCAGAAGCAAAAAAGGATGCTCAAGAGGGTGACAAAAAAGAAAAGAAGTCACTCAGCGGTGGAGTTTTTATTGAAGATTTGAAAGTGGGCAATGGAGCAGTTGCAAAACCTGGCAAGGTTGTCATG GTGTATTACGAGGGTCGTCTGAAGCAAAACAACAAGATGTTCGACAACTGCCAGAAAGGACCTGGATTCAAGTTCAAACTTGGTGCTAAGGAAGTGATTTCTGGATGGGATGTTGGTGTAGCTGGCATGAAAGTCGGAGGAAAAAGGAAGATTGTTTGTCCACCAGCAATGGC gtaTGGTGCTAAGGGATCACCACCAGTTATTCCTCCAAACTCAAGCTTAGTATTC
- the LOC125067660 gene encoding 40S ribosomal protein S17 has translation MGRVRTKTVKKAAKIIIEKYYTRLTLDFDTNKRICEEIAIIPTKPLRNKIAGFATHLMRRLRHSQVRGISIKLQEEERERRDNYVPEVSALEHDIIEVDPDTKDMLKMLDFNNINGLQLTQPATQGGYSGRRN, from the exons Atg GGTCGTGTTAGAACTAAGACCGTAAAAAAAGCAGCAAAAATCATTATCGAGAAGTACTATACAAGATTAACTCTTGATTTTGATACAAACAAGAGAATATGTGAGGAAATTGCTATTATTCCCACCAAACCTCTTCGTAACAAAATCGCAGG GTTTGCCACCCATTTAATGAGACGTCTCAGACATTCCCAAGTTCGTGGTATCTCAATCAAACTGCAGGAAGAGGAACGTGAAAGACGTGACAACTATGTTCCAGAAGTGTCTGCTTTGGAACATGACATCATTGAGGTGGACCCTGACACTAAGGACATGTTGAAAATGCTTGACTTCAACAACATCAACGGTCTCCAACTCACCCAGCCTGCAACTCAGGGTGGTTACAGTGGCAGAcgtaattaa
- the LOC125067740 gene encoding ubiquitin carboxyl-terminal hydrolase 3-like has product MECTHLLDNVNLDSDLFGEETVITKDFNCSECAIKEQNWLCLQCGVVNCGRYANGHAKHHAESLDHQLCMSCDVYSVYCYKCDDYVSNDVDLQTIDKIRQSIMHVRNNEDAEPNSNIEQIEDVKDNQSPNSPVSNELDSSDKIGLSPSIIEETSIEVTPTSSCDVPSSEPSVSDMTENKTSKTAKNAEEPVRSLRPRSRKRSHSEDSSSAENTSQPSRSKEKKSSPCNGKSQREKKIVGLKNLGNTCFMNAVLQSLNNIQEFSCYFSQLPSLEMKSNGRKVYHSRSYTRQEMHDVVMAEELRKVLINLNTGGCGSKGAISPECLFLVIWKVVPRFRGYQQQDAHEFLRYMLDRLHTELQQLLPAERPAASIVTAVFGGTLQSEVRCLACGTESKKFDPFLDLSLELPESGRHETPVALTDCLSSFVQVEELADTERYFCSSCKCKQKSTKQFWIRRLPNVLCLHLKRFRWHNYFRTKVDTSISFPLSSLDMSRFVLANVPDTRRSGRGSFLYDLAAVIVHHGSGAGSGHYTAFAINEEQWFHFNDQTVRATDASAVASCKPYILFYIRREFALPSAS; this is encoded by the exons atggaATGTACCCATTTATTAGATAACGTTAACTTGGATAGCGATCTTTTCGGTGAGGAGACTGTGATCACAAAGGACTTTAATTGTTCAG AATGTGCGATCAAAGAGCAGAACTGGCTATGTTTGCAATGTGGTGTTGTCAACTGTGGCCGGTATGCAAACGGACATGCAAAACATCATGCCGAGTCACTTGACCATCAACTATGTATGAGCTGCGATGTGTACTCGGTTTACTG TTACAAATGTGATGACTATGTTTCAAACGATGTAGATCTTCAAACTATAGACAAAATAAGGCAAAGTATTATGCATGTTAGGAATAATGAAGACGCTGAACCAAATAGCAACATAGAACAAATTGAAGATGTCAAAGACAATCAGAGTCCCAACAGTCCTGTATCAAATGAATTGGATTCAAGCGATAAGATTGGATTGTCCCCGAGTATCATTGAAGAAACCAGCATTGAAGTGACGCCGACCAGCTCATGTGATGTTCCAAGCTCAGAACCGAGTGTCTCTGATAtgactgaaaataaaacatcaaaaactGCAAAG aatgcaGAGGAACCAGTGCGCAGCTTGCGACCACGTTCACGGAAAAGATCTCATTCCGAAGACAGTAGTTCAGCAGAGAATACAAGTCAACCTTCTAGGAGCAAAGAGAAGAAATCATCTCCTTGTAATGGAAAGAGTCAGAGAGAAAAGAAGATAGTAGGTTTAAAAAATTTAGGCAACACATGTTTTATGAATGCGGTGCTGCAGAGTCTTAATAATATACAGGAATTTAGTTGTTACTTCAGTCAGCTGCCGTCGTTGGAAATGAAATCGAATGGGCGTAAAGTGTACCATTCGAGGAGTTACACCCGTCAAGAGATGCATGACGTTGTGATGGCAGAGGAGCTCAGAAAG GTACTCATAAACCTGAACACGGGCGGATGCGGGTCGAAGGGCGCTATATCTCCGGAGTGCCTGTTCTTGGTCATCTGGAAGGTGGTTCCACGGTTTCGTGGCTACCAGCAACAAGACGCACACGAATTTTTGCGGTACATGTTGGATAG ACTGCACACGGAGCTGCAGCAGCTGCTGCCGGCCGAGCGGCCCGCCGCCTCCATCGTGACGGCCGTGTTCGGCGGCACGCTGCAGAGCGAG gtccGCTGTCTGGCTTGTGGGACAGAAAGTAAGAAGTTCGACCCATTCCTAGATCTGTCTCTGGAGTTGCCCGAGTCAGGTAGACATGAAACTCCGGTGGCGCTTACTGATTGTCTCTCGAGCTTCGTTCAG GTTGAAGAGTTAGCCGATACAGAGCGTTACTTCTGCAGTAGTTGTAAATGTAAACAGAAATCAACCAAGCAGTTTTGGATACGGAGATTACCCAATGTTCTATGTTTACATCTCAAGAGATTCCGGTGGCATAATTACTTTAG gaCAAAAGTAGACACGAGCATATCGTTCCCGCTGAGCTCCCTGGACATGTCCCGCTTCGTGCTGGCCAACGTGCCCGACACGCGCCGCTCGGGCCGCGGCAGCTTCCTGTACGACCTGGCCGCCGTCATCGTGCACCACGGCTCCGG CGCCGGCTCGGGCCACTACACGGCGTTCGCCATCAACGAGGAGCAATGGTTCCACTTCAACGACCAGACGGTGCGCGCGACGGACGCCAGCGCCGTGGCGTCGTGCAAGCCCTACATCCTGTTCTACATCCGCCGGGAGTTCGCGCTGCCCTCCGCCTCGTGA